A window of Streptomyces sp. Je 1-332 genomic DNA:
GCTCTTGACGGGCAGCGCTTCGGCGGCGCCGGGCACGACGTCGACCGGTACGTCGGCGCGCACGGCCGCGGACGCGGCCAACTGCCGCAGGACGCGCTCCGGTTCGATCGCCACGACCTCGGAGACCGCCGCCGGAAAGTGCGCGAAGTTCAGGCCGTTCCCCGCACCGACCTCGATCACCCGCCCGGAGAGCCCGGCGAGCAGCTCCTTGCGGTACGTGGCGATGACGCGCTCGGCGGCCACGCTCTGCCGGGCGTAGAACCGGGCGAAGACGGGGTGGTGCACCGCGTCCCGGGACGCGGCTTTGGCGAAACGCGGTGACATGGGCCCTCCTCGACGGGACGAGCGGTTACCGCAATGGTGCCCCGCCGCGACCGTTTTTCCCACGCCGCACGTGCGGTGGCGGTGGGCCGCCACCCGCGCGGCGGCCGCGTACCGCCCGGGGGCTCAGCCCGCAACCCCCAGCCCTCGCGGTGCCTCCCGTCCGGTGAACGTCCCTGCGTCCCATCGGCCGCCCAGCTGCGGCGCCAGCCAATCGGCTGCCTGCGTACGGAAGTCGGGGCGGGTGAGGGAGCCCGCGCCCTGCGGTACCGCGCCGAGCAGTGGTGCGCCCGCCGACTGGGGCAGGTCCGCGAGGTTGCAGCGCGATGCCAGGTCCGGTGCGGTGGCCCAGCTGCCGATCGTCACGCCCAAGGGGGTCAGGCCCCGGGCTCGCAGGGCCTCCGCCGTGAGCGCCGTCGAGTTCAGCGTGCCGAGACCCGCCGAGGCGACCACCAGGACCGGGGCGGAAAGGAGGCGCGCGGCATCGGCCAGGGTGGCGCCCTCGTCGTCGTAGCGCACGAGCAGACCGCCCGCGCCCTCGACCAGGACCAGGTCGTGCTCCGCCGCCAACTTCTCCGCCGCCGTGGCCACTTCGTACGGGCGCACCGGCTCCATGCCCGCCCGTCGCGCGGCGGTGTTCGGCGCCAACGGCTCGGGGAAGCGGGCGAGTTCGAGGGTCGTGACCGCGTCACCCGCCAGCCGCTTCACCTCCTGCGCGTCGCCCGGCTCGCCGGGAGCCACCCCCGTCTGCGCGGGCTTGAGCATCGCGACGCTGCGCCCCGAAGCGAGCGCGAGGGCGGCCACCGCCGCGGTCGTCACCGTCTTGCCGATCTCGGTGCCCGTCCCGGACACCACGACGACCGTCATCTCAGCCCTCCTTCGCCGCCGCGCACACCGCGCGCCCGATCCGTGCCACGTCGTCGTCGCTCGTGATGAACGGCGGCATCGTGTAGACGAGGTCGCGGAAGGGCCGCACCCACACCCCTTCGCGCGTCGCGGCCCGCGTCGCCGCCGCCATGTCCACGTCGTGGTCAAGCTGTACGACGCCGATCGCACCGAGCACGCGTACGTCACGGACGCCCGGCAGATCCGCCGCCTCGGCGAGCGTGTCGCGCAGGCCCGTCTCGATGCGCTTGACCTCGGTCCGCCAGTCCTGCCCGAGCAGCAGCTCGATCGAGGCGCCGGCCACCGCGGTGGCCAGCGGATTGCCCATGAACGTCGGGCCGTGGGCCAGCACGGGTACCTCACCCCGAGAGATGCCGTCCGCGACCCGCGAGGTGCACAGTGTCGCGGCCAGCGTCAGATATCCGCCGGTCAGCGCCTTGCCCAGGCACATCACATCGGGCGTGACGCCCGCGTGGTCCGCGGCGAACAGCTCGCCCGTGCGGCCGAACCCCGTGGCGATCTCGTCGAACACGAGCAGCACGTCGTGCTCGTCACAGGCCTCACGCAACACCCGAAGATAGGCGGGGGAGTGGAACCGCATACCACCCGCGCCCTGCACCACCGGCTCCACGATCACGCCGGCAAGTTCGTCGGCGTGGCGCCCGATCATCTCCCGCAGGTGCTCGGCGTACTCCTCGTCGTACGCGTCGAAGGCCGTGGGCGGCGCGTCCGCGAACACCTGCTCGGGCAGCGCTCCCTGCCACAGCTCGTGCATGCCGCCCTCGGGGTCGCACACCGACATGGGCTGCCAGGTGTCCCCGTGGTAGCCGCCGCGCCAGGTCAGCATCCGCCGCTTGGCCGGGCGCCCGAGCGAGCGCCAGTGCTGCAGGCACATCTTGACCGCGACCTCGACCGACACCGAACCGGAGTCCGCGAGGAAGACGTGTTCCAGGCCCTCCGGCGATATGTCGACAAGGCGCTTCGCCAGGCGGACGGCGGGCTCATGGGTGAGCCCGCCGAACATGACATGGCTCATCCGGTCCAGCTGCCCGCGCACCGCGTCGTTGAGCACGGGGTGGTTGTAGCCGTGGATCGCCGACCACCAGGACGACATCCCGTCGACCAACTCGCCCCCGTCGCCCGCGAGCCGCAGCCGCACACCGCTCGCCGACTCGACGACCAGGGGCTCCTGACGGCCGGGCATCGGGCCGTACGGATGCCACACATGGCGCCGGTCGAGGTCGAGCAGCTGGGGAACGTCGAGCGGTCGGGGCGCGGAGAAGTCAGGCATTGGGCGCCAGATCCGTCCCCGCGCCCCGGCGGCGTACCGCCACCAGGTCCGTGCGCGCCTCGGACGTCTCGCCCTCCGCGGCCTCCATCGGCGCGGGTTCGGACGAACCGCACGGCCCGCAGCCGCCCCCACCGTCCCCGTGCGACCCGCAACCCGCGGCCGCCGGCGCGTCCGCGCGGTGCTCCGGAAGCGTCACCGTGTCCGTGCCCTCAACCTCGAACCCGGCGTCCGCGATCATCTCCAGGTCGGTCTTGCCGGCCTGGCCCTCGCTGGTCAGGTAGTCGCCCAGGAAGATCGAGTTGGCGAGGTGCAGCGCCAGGGGCTGCATCGAACGCAGATGCACCTCGCGGCCGCCCGCGATGCGGACCTCCACGTCGGGGCAGACGAAGCGGACCATGGCGAGAATGCGCAGGCAGCGCTGCGGGGTGAGGTTCCACTCCTTGGCGAGCGGGGTGCCCTCGAAGGGGATCAGGAAGTTGACCGGTACGGAGTCGGGGTCGAGGTCGCGCAGCGCGTAGACCACGTCCACCAGGTCCTCGTCGCTCTCGCCCATGCCCGCGATCAGACCCGAACAGGCGGAGAGGCCCGCTGCCTGCGCCTGCTGGACGGTGTCCACGCGGTCGGCGTACGTGTGCGTCGTGGTGATCTCGCCGTACGTCGCCTCGGACGTGTTGAGGTTGTGGTTGTACGCGTCCGCGCCCGCCGTGCGCAGTTTGTCCGCCTGGCCCGCGGAGAGCAGTCCGAGGCACGCGCACACCTCGACGCCTTCGTTGTTCTCCTTGATCGCCTCGATGGTCTGCGAGACCCGGTCGACGTCACGGTCGGTCGGACCGCGCCCGCTGGCGACCAGGCAGACCCGCTTGGCGCCACCCGCGACACCGGCAGCGGCGGCCTGCGAGGCCTCGTCGGGCTTGAGCCAGGTGTACTTGAGGATGCCTGCCGTCGAGCCGAGGCGCTGCGAACAGTACGAGCAGTCCTCCGGGCAGAGCCCCGACTTGAGATTGACCAGATAGTTGAGTTTCACCCGGCGCCCGAACCACTGCCGCCGTACCTTCCCGGCGGCGGAAACCACGTCCAGAAGCTCGTCGTCGGAGGTGGCCAGCACGGCCAGCGCCTCTTCACGGGTCGGCAGCTCGCGCCGAAGCCCCTTGTCCACCAGCGTGTTCAGCAGATCCATGGCGCTGATCCTTACGCACGAGGGCCTCGCTTTCCAAGGAGAGTTCGCACAACAGAAACCCTGAGAGGTGTGGGTATTGCCACATCCTGGGCCGGTGGCCGGGCGGCTAGGGTCTGTGCACTGTCTACAAACCGGCCAGTGCTGACGACCCGGAGGGGACCCCCATGGCGAGCTCGCCGTTCGACTGGATCGACGAGCAGGCGAGCCTGCGTGCGGGGGCCGGCCTCGTCCGCACCCTGCGCCCCCGCCCCGCCGACTCCGGTGGCCTCCTCGACCTGGCGAGCAACGACTACCTGGGTCTGGCCAGGCATCCCGAGATCACCGAAGGCGCGGCACGAGCGGCCCGGCACTGGGGCGGTGGAGCCACCGGTTCGCGCCTGGTGACCGGCTCCACCGAACTGCACGCGGAACTGGAGCGCGAGCTCGCCGCGTTCTGCGGCTTCGAGGCCGCCCTGGTCCTGTCCTCCGGATACGCCGCGAACCTCGCCGCCGTCACCGCCCTCGCCCCACACGGTTCGCTGATCGTCTCGGACGCGGGCAACCACGCCTCGCTCATCGACGGCTGCCGCCTGGCGCGCGGCACGACACAGGTGGTGCCGCACGCCGATCCCGAAGCGGTGCACAAGACGCTGGACGGTCACACGGGGCCCGCGATCGTCGTCTCGGACACGGTGTTCTCGGTCGACGGTGACGCGGCTTCACTGCCCGAACTCAGTTCCGTTTGCCAGGAGTTCGGGGCGGGCCTCGTCGTCGACGACGCCCACGGGCTAGGTGTGCTCGGCGACGGTGGGCGAGGCGCCCCGCAGGCGGCCGGCCTCGCGGGCACGGCCCACACGGTGGCCACGGTCACCCTGTCGAAGTCCTTCGGCAGCCAGGGTGGCGCCGTGCTCGGGCCCGCGAAGGTCATCGACCATCTGGTCAACGCGGCCCGGACCTTCATCTTCGACACGGGGCTCGCTCCCGCCGCCGCGGGTGCGGCCCTCGCGGCCCTGCGGCTGCTGGACAGGGAGCCGGAGCGCGCTGCGCGGGCGCGCGCGGTGGCGGCCGAACTGCATGAACGCCTGACGGCGGAAGGTCTCTCGGCGGTACGTCCGGACGCCGCCGTCGTCTCCGTGCGGGCCCCCTCGCCGGACGCCGCCGTGCGCTGGGCCGCCGACTGCCGGGGCGCGGGCCTGGCCGTCGGCTGCTTCCGTCCGCCGTCGGTGCCCGACGGCATCTCGCGGCTGCGGCTGACCGCCCGTGCGGATCTCACCGACGCACAGATCGCCGATGCCGTACGAGTGATCAGCCGCGCCGCACCCCGGTAGTCACCGGAGGCCGTGGACGAAGGCCTCCCATGTCGTGGGCGAGAAGAGCAGAGCGGGCCCTGCCGTGTTCTTCGAGTCGCGCACGGCGAGGAGCCCCTGCTCCGGCCCTGAAGCGAGCGAGGCCGTCTCCACGCAGTTGTTCATGCCGTTGCTGCGGCTGCTGCGGTACCACCGTGCGCCGTGCAGAGATGTGCTGGAAGGTACGTGCCGAGGCAGTGCAGTCATGGTGCCCCCTTACGCGCCGTCACGTATCCCGGCGATGTGATCCGTTGATTCCTCGGGTGAAAGCGCCTTTCCCTGAAGGGAGTTGAAGGCCTCCGTGTAGGCCTGGAGGTCTTCTTTCCGTTCGAGGTAGAGGCTACTCGTCAAGTGGTCGAGAACAACCACATCCAGATCAGCAATGTTCGGAAATGAGAAGATAACGAAAGAGCCGATGAGTCCCACATGCTCTCCGGCGGCGAACGGCAGCACCTGAAGTCGTACATGGGGCAACTGTGCGGCTTCCAGTAACCGTTTCAACTGACCGGCGAGCACCCGGCTGCCGCCCACCGGCCTGCGCAGCACGGCCTCGTCCAGGATCACGCTCAGTTGCAGCGGTGGAGAGGTGCGCAGTACGTCCTGACGGGCAAGACGCACCTCCACCAGCGTGTCCACCTGCTCGTCGGGCAGTCCGTCCAGCGCGGCCCGCGTCACCGCACGCGCGTAGTCCGGTGTCTGCAGCAGGCCCGGCACGACCGTGGTCTCCAGGGTGCGCATCCGACAGGCCTGTGACTCCAGGCTGATGAAGTCGCGGTAGGCGGGCGGCAGCAGCTCGCGATAGGCGTGCCACCAGTGGCGGCGACCACCGTCGTCGTCCGAGCCCGCCAATGCCATCAGCAACTGGCGGAGTTGGGGGTCCCGCACCTCGTACGCATCGAGCAGCAGTCCTACGTCGGCCGCCTTGACGCTGCTACGCCCCGTCTCGATCCGGCTGACCTTCGACTGATGCCAGCCGACCCGGCCCGCCGCCTGGCCACTGGTGAGCCCGGCGTGCGCGCGCAGCGCGCGCAGTTCGGCGCCGAGTTTCCGGCGGCGCACCGCGGGGCCGTACCGCATGTCCGTCTCCTTCCCGACGGAGCGTTCCTATTCCGCCTTCCCAGGGCCGCTCAGGGGCGACAGTAGAGGAAGTGCCGACCGCGCGCCCAAATACGGTCTCTCGTAGCAGAGTTCACCGCTTCGAGCGACAGATATATGCACTTCTTGGTGGATGGCCACCTGTGAGGGGTCCAAGAGTGGCAGGCTGGCGCGAAGCACCATTCCGGGACTGTCCTCGTGCCTTCCGCCACGAGTCGGAGCGAGCCCGGTGGGAAAGGGACAACGTCGCCATGGCAGACCTTCAGGAAGCATCCGTCACCCTGCCGAGCGACCCTGCCTCGGTCTCCACGGCCCGGAAATACGTCGCGCGCGTCCTTGCCGAGTGGGGCCTGCCGGGTGAGGCCGAGGCGGCCGACACGGTCCGGCTCATCGTCTCCGAACTCGCCACGAACGCCGTCCAGCACACCCGGGGCCAGTCGCCCACCTTCCGGGTGGACATCGAGCTCGACCGAGACGAGCAGCTGCGCATCGGCGTCACCGACAGCCACCCCCGCTACCCCAAGCGGCTGCCCGCCGCCGTCCAGCAGGACAACGGCCGTGGCCTGGTGATCATCCGCTGGCTGACCATGGAGTGCGGCGGCAGGCTCTCGGTCACGCCGACCCCCGAGGGAGGCAAGACGGTCTGGATCGCGCTGCCCTGGACCGCGCCGGTCCGTGGCGACGCGACGGCACCCTCGGCCTCGCCCTCACCCCGCTGAGCGTCCGAACGCGCCCCGGAGCAGCGCCCGGAAGGTGTCCGCCGCCGGATGCGACTCGTCGGTGCGGTGGACGACCGAGATCGTGCGGCGCAAGGTGCCCGGCTCCAACGGCCGCACGCCCACCGGGGTGGCAGCCGTCCGCGCCACCATCTCCGGTACGACGGCGACGCCGAGCCCGGCGCTGACCAGCGCGCACACCAGCGCGTAGCCCGGAGTCTCGACCAGGACCGAGGGTGTCGCGCCGGCCCGCACCAGCGCGGACTCCACGCCCTGGCGGGGCGGATGTGTCGGCGCCATGCTGATGAGCGGCTGCCCGGCGAGTTCGGCCAGGGGCAGCCGTGCGGGAGAATTCGCGAGCGCGTGCCCGGGCGAGGTCACCAGGACGAGCTCCTCGACCAGGATCGGCTCCTCGGTCACGGACGCGGGCAGCGGCACCGCGTCCGCGGGCTCGTACGTATGAGTGAGGGCCAGGTCGACCTCGCCCGCCGCCACGGCCGCGATGCCGAGCGGCGGTTCGTAGCCCCGGACCGTCAGATCGACGTCCGGATGGGCGCGGCGGAACGCGGTCAGCGCGGGCGGCACCAGATGGATCCCGGCCGTGGTGAACGTCCCCACCCGCAGCCTGCCGCCGGAGAGCCCCGCGAGCCGGGCCAGTTCGTGCCGGGCCTGCTCCATCTCGTCCAGGACCCGGCGCGCCCGCGCGAGCAACAGCTCACCCGCGCCGGTCAGCCGTGCCCCGCGGTGATGCCGCACCAGGAGCGGGGTCCCCGCCTCCCGTTCGAGCTTGGCCAGCTGCTGGGAGAGTGCGGGCACGGTGTAGCCGAGGCGCTCGGCGGCGCGGGTGATCGACCCGGCCTCGGAGACCGCCACCAGTGCGGCGAGCCGCGTCGGGTCGTACATGGCCGCTCCCGGGGCAGGGGCCGGCGGGCGGTGGGGCGGTCCGTCGGCGTGGGGGTAAACGCCTGCTTAAGGCTGGCTCAGGATATTCCACATGCCTGCTGAAGGCAGAAGAACGGCAGGGTGGACGCCATGGACGCACAACTGGTCGCCTTCACCGGAGTCGCCGCGGGCATGGTCGCCATGCCGGGTGCCGACTTCGCCGTCGTGGTGCGCAACGCCCTCGCCTCACGCCGTGCCGGGATCGCCTGCGCGATCGGCGTGGCGGGCGGACTCCTGGTGCACACGGCGCTCGCGGTGGCCGGGGTCGCGGCGGTCCTCGCGGCGGTGCCCACGCTTCTGCGGGCGTTGCAGGCCGCGGGCGGGGCCTATGTGCTCTACCTCGGCTGCCGCGCCCTGCGATCGGCGGCGCGGCCGCTCGAAAGCTTCGGGGCGCGGGACGGCGTGGAGCACGTGATGGCCGGGGGCAGTCTGCGGCAGGGCTTCCTCACCAACGCCCTCAACCCGAAGGCGCCCATCACCTTCCTCAGCGTGCTGCCCCAGTTCGTGCCCGCGGGCAGCCCCGCGATGCCGAGGACGCTGCTGCTCGCGTCCATCATCGTGGCCCTCGCCCTGGTGTGGTTCCCGGTCGTCGCCCTCCTGGTCGACCGGCTCGGGCGGTGGTTGCGCAGGCCCCGCACGGCCCGTGCCATCGAGGGCGGCACCGGCGTGGCGCTCGGCGTCCTCGGCGTGGTGCTCCTCATCGAGGCCCTGCCGGCCTGACGCCGCCCGACGTGTCCGATTCCTTGCCGTCGTCATCCCGGTCCTGGACCTTGTCCGCCGCGCCACGCACCAGGAGGGGGAGCAGGCCCCACAGGCCCGCACACACCACCATCGTGGCCGCGGCGGCGATGATCCCGCCGGTTCGGCCCACCGCCACGTCGACGACCAGGAGCACGGCGCCGGAGACCGCGAACACCAGGACACCGAGGCCGACACCCGCGAGGCGGGACGACACCCGCACGATCAGCGGCTTGGCCCGCTGCCCGAACAGCGACCTGTGCACGGCTGCCGGAGCGGTGAACAGCGCCGCGGCGAGTACGGCGAGCAGCAGCGTGGTCACATACGTGGCGCGCTGCATCGTGTCGAGCGAGGGGAAGCGCTCGGTGAAGGCGAGCGTCAGCAGGAAGGCGAAAAGGATCTGCACTCCGGCCTGCGTGACCCGCAGTTCCTGGAGGATCTCCGAGAAGTTGCGATCGGCGCGTTCGAAGCGCGTCTCGTTGCGGGACGGTCCGCCTGCGGTGGAGGAGCTGTTGTTTTCGGCCATGGCGCACGAGTATCCGCGTCGGCGCGCCCCACGCCTGGCGGGCGCGCCGGTCGGAGGGCCTGGCGGAGGGCCGGGCGAGCGGTGGCGGCGGCCGTGCGGGCCGCCGCCACCGCCCCAGGTCGAGCCGCTGACCGGCGATCAGTGACGGGCCATCAGCGGGGACGGGCCGTCAGTGGTGAAGGGCCATCAGCGCACCCGCCCGTAGGAGACGCTCTTCGTCCAGATCTTCTCCAGTCGCACCACGGTGTTCGACTTGGGGGCGTGCCAGATCCGGCCCTTGCCCGCGTAGATCCCGACGTGGTAGACGTTCCGGCCGGAGTGGAAGAAGACCAGGTCACCGCGGGTGCGGTTGGATGCCGAGATGTGGCGGGTCTTGTTGTACTGCTGTCCGGCGGTGCGTGGCAGTTTCTTGCCCGCACGCTTGAACGAGTACTGGGTCAGACCGGAGCAGTCGAACCGGTTCGGCCCCGTCGCTCCATAGCCGTACGGGGAGCCCTTCTTGGAGGCGGCGATCTTGAGCGCCTTGGCCCCGTGTGTCGCGGCCTCCGCCTCCGACGTGAGCCCTGGGGCCACGAGGGTCCCGCCTACGACGGCGAGCGTGAGGGCCGATACCGAACCGGCCCTGGTGAGCAGTGACGGGACGTGATTCAGCGCGGTCATGCGCAACCCTTCGTCAACCGCCTGTGAAGGATGACCTGTCGGATTCGGGCTGACAAAGTTGCCCGGCCGCACTGTGCGGCTTCACCCCAAGGGCCGGTGTCCGGACTTTCCGGACCGACCCGTCATGCCTGGGTCCTCCACTCCTGCCGATGCACCGATGTCGACCGGTCATCCGGGCGGCGGCAGGACTCGGCGTCCGCCCGGACCGCCCCGCCGCTGTGGCGGGGGCTTGTCGTCGAAAGGGATCTTGACCCGTGAAGGGCGTGAATTCCGAGCCGAAACGGCCTTTTGTGAAGCTCCTCACGGCTGAACCGTTCGGGTGGACACGGCCCGGTTCGTGGTCAGGTCGCGACGAAGGACGATCGTTCGACCAGCACCGGAACGAGTAATTCCGGCCCCCGCGTACACATCTGACGCAACTGAAGACGGTCCGAAAAACGATGATTGTCTACGCCGAACGAGGTAGCCCGTTTGGTTCGTTTGAGATCGGGCCGGGACGTATCGCCCTCCGGCTCGGGGGTGACGGGGGCTCAGGACGCGGTCGCGGGCGGCACGGTGACCCGGCAGGACCGCCGCTCCCCGTCGAGCACGCGCAGCGCCCGTGCCAACGTCGGCGCGTGCACCGCGCTCTCGCCCCGCTGGTGCATGAGCGTCAGCGCGTCCCGTAGGGCGGTCGCGCTGCCGACCAGGGCTTGGGCGGCGCGCAGTCCTCCGTAGGTGTCCGAGGCGCGGGCCGGGTTGATCCGGCCCACCAGGTCGATCACTTCGAGGTACCGGTCGATCAACTCGCCCTCGGCGCGGGTGAGTGCGGGCAGCGGAGGAAGTTCGGGTGGCAGCATCGCCGGTTCACCCCGCGTCCTTGGTGCCCGAGGACGTCTTGCGGCTCGCGATGATGCGGTCCACCAGGCCGTAGTCGACTGCCTCGGTCGCGCTGAGGATCTTGTCCCGCTCGATGTCGGCGCGGACGCGTTCCGCGCTTCGGCCCGTGTGTTGGACGAGCAGCTTCTCCAGTTGTGCGCGGGTGCGCAGGAGTTCGTCGGCCTGGATCGCCAGGTCGGAGGCCTGACCGTGAACCGGCTCGGCCAGTGAGGGCTGGTGGATGAGAACCCGGGCGCCGGGCAGCGCGTGTCGCTTGCCCGGGGTGCCCGCGGCCAGCAGGACCGCCGCCGCCGACGCGGCCTGCCCCAGGCATGTCGTCTCCACGTCGCAGGAGACGAACTGGATCGTGTCGTAGATCGCGGTCATCGCGCTGAACGAACCACCGGGGGAGTTGATGTAGAGCGCGATGTCGCGGTCCGGCGCCAGGTATTCGAGGTGCATGAACTGCGCCATCACGTCGTTGGCCGACGTGTCGTCGATCGGCGTCCCCAGGAAGACGATGCGCTCCTCGAGGAGCTTCGAGTACGGATCGAGGGTCCGCTGCCCGGTGCTCGTGCGCTCGGTGAACTCGGGCAGGACATAGCGGGCGGACGGTCGGTTCATGACATGTCTCTCCTCTGCCGGGGTCGGCTGCTCCCCAAGGCTCCTGTAAGAAAAGTACAGGACGTACGTAACCGCCTTGTCGAGATCTCCCGTGCCTCGTCGTGATCTCCCGCGGCCCGACGAGGCCCCCGTCGGCCTTGTCCGGTTACTCCAAATCCAGGAGGAACGGCGGCACTTGACTGGTTCGGCGTGCCCATGGGGAGCGCAGGCCGGGGTGGAGCGTTAAGCGTTCGGACGGCCGGGTACTCGGGCGCCATGAACCGTTTGGAGCATCTGGACAAGAGCCTCGTCGATGAACTGACGCACGCGGCCCGCGAGGCCGTGCGGGAAGAGTTGAGAGAGCAGACACGCAAGCAGCGCCGTAAGGCCGCGCTGTACGCCGGTGCGGGGGCCGTCGGCCTCTACGCGGGCGCTGCGCTGGCGCTCGCCCTCGGCCTCGCGCTTGCCCTGGGGCTGCCCGACTGGGCGGCCGCGCTGATCACCGCGGTGGTACTCGGAGTCGTGGCCTTCCTGTTGCGGAGCGCGGCCCGTCCGTCCGCGGACCGGCCTTCGACGGATCGCCCCCGCCCCTCGGCCGATCTGCCCTCCGTCGACGGGCCGTCCCTGACTCCTCCGCCCGTGACACCGCAGGCGCCCGCACCGCCTACCGTGCCGCCGACCGTGGACGCGGCACACCCGGGCGGCACGGAGCCCGAGGTTCCGCACCGGTGGGGCCAGTGAGCCGGGACACCTCAAGAGAGATGTTTGGCCAACGGATTACGGGCCACTCGTGAAGAAGAGGTGGCCATATTGAACACATCGTCGGATCCAGAGAAGAAGAAGGCGAGTTCGCAGAACTCGCGCAATTCAACCGAAAACGCGGATAGCGGCGGGACGAAGCGCCGCCCGGGTCCCATGGAGGTGCTGCGCACCGCACGCACCCAGCTCGCGGAGCTGACCGGGATGGTCGCCGAGTCCGTGTCGTCCTTCGAGCAGACCGAGGACGGCTGGACGTTGGAGATCGAGGTCCTGGAACTCACCCGGGTTCCGGACACGATGAGTCTCCTCGCCAGCTACCAGGTGGAGTGCGACCCGCAGGGCGAACTCCTCGGTTACAAGCGCGTCCGCCGCTACGAACGCGGGCGCGCCGACCAGAAGGCCGGCGGCCGGTAGCGCACCCGTCGCGCGGGTTTCTCCGCGGATTTTCCAACAGACTCCCCAGATAAGGAGGGCCGGTCGTCATGACCGTTGTCCCTGCACAGCAATCCGGTGGATCGGGCGGCACCAGTGGCCTGTACGACGTCCTGGAGCTCGTTCTCGACCGAGGCCTCGTGATCGACGCCTTCGTGCGTGTCTCGCTGGTCGGCATCGAGATCCTGAAGATCGACGTGCGTGTGGTCATAGCCAGCGTGGACACGTATCTGCGCTTCGCCGAGGCGTGCAACCGCCTCGACCTGGAGGCGGGACCGCGCAAGGATCCCGGGCTCCCCGACCTGGTGGGCGAGATGACCGAGTCCGGCGCGCGTGGCAAGTCCAAGGGCGCGCTGTCCGGTGCCGCCGAGACCATTTCCGACGCGTTCAAGCAGTCCCGTGAAGAGAGCCAGACGGAGTCCCGTCCGCGCGCCCGTAAGAGCACGTCGGCGCGGAGGAAGGAGGAGCAGGAATGAGCACCTACGTCTATGGCATCGCCGCGAGTTCACACCCGGCACTGCCCGAAGGCATGGACGGCGTGGGCAAGCCCTCTCGCCCCGTGCGCATCGTCAGGGAAGGCGACCTGGCGGCGATCGTCAGTGAGGCGCCCGAGTCGCTGCGCGCCAAGCGCCACGACCTGCTGGCCCACCAGAACGTGCTGAACGAGGCAGGCGCGGCGGGCCCGGTCCTTCCCATGCGGTTCGGCAACGTCGCACCGGACGACGCGTCCGTCACGAGCGTCCTCGCCGAACGCGCTGAGCACTACCGCGAGCGGCTCGCCACGCTGGCCGGCAAGGTCGAGTACAACGTCAAGGCGAGCCACGAGGAGCAGGCCGCCCTGCA
This region includes:
- the bioB gene encoding biotin synthase BioB, whose protein sequence is MDLLNTLVDKGLRRELPTREEALAVLATSDDELLDVVSAAGKVRRQWFGRRVKLNYLVNLKSGLCPEDCSYCSQRLGSTAGILKYTWLKPDEASQAAAAGVAGGAKRVCLVASGRGPTDRDVDRVSQTIEAIKENNEGVEVCACLGLLSAGQADKLRTAGADAYNHNLNTSEATYGEITTTHTYADRVDTVQQAQAAGLSACSGLIAGMGESDEDLVDVVYALRDLDPDSVPVNFLIPFEGTPLAKEWNLTPQRCLRILAMVRFVCPDVEVRIAGGREVHLRSMQPLALHLANSIFLGDYLTSEGQAGKTDLEMIADAGFEVEGTDTVTLPEHRADAPAAAGCGSHGDGGGGCGPCGSSEPAPMEAAEGETSEARTDLVAVRRRGAGTDLAPNA
- a CDS encoding 8-amino-7-oxononanoate synthase, translated to MASSPFDWIDEQASLRAGAGLVRTLRPRPADSGGLLDLASNDYLGLARHPEITEGAARAARHWGGGATGSRLVTGSTELHAELERELAAFCGFEAALVLSSGYAANLAAVTALAPHGSLIVSDAGNHASLIDGCRLARGTTQVVPHADPEAVHKTLDGHTGPAIVVSDTVFSVDGDAASLPELSSVCQEFGAGLVVDDAHGLGVLGDGGRGAPQAAGLAGTAHTVATVTLSKSFGSQGGAVLGPAKVIDHLVNAARTFIFDTGLAPAAAGAALAALRLLDREPERAARARAVAAELHERLTAEGLSAVRPDAAVVSVRAPSPDAAVRWAADCRGAGLAVGCFRPPSVPDGISRLRLTARADLTDAQIADAVRVISRAAPR
- a CDS encoding LysR family transcriptional regulator, with the translated sequence MYDPTRLAALVAVSEAGSITRAAERLGYTVPALSQQLAKLEREAGTPLLVRHHRGARLTGAGELLLARARRVLDEMEQARHELARLAGLSGGRLRVGTFTTAGIHLVPPALTAFRRAHPDVDLTVRGYEPPLGIAAVAAGEVDLALTHTYEPADAVPLPASVTEEPILVEELVLVTSPGHALANSPARLPLAELAGQPLISMAPTHPPRQGVESALVRAGATPSVLVETPGYALVCALVSAGLGVAVVPEMVARTAATPVGVRPLEPGTLRRTISVVHRTDESHPAADTFRALLRGAFGRSAG
- a CDS encoding DUF397 domain-containing protein, with the translated sequence MTALPRHVPSSTSLHGARWYRSSRSNGMNNCVETASLASGPEQGLLAVRDSKNTAGPALLFSPTTWEAFVHGLR
- a CDS encoding adenosylmethionine--8-amino-7-oxononanoate transaminase; the protein is MPDFSAPRPLDVPQLLDLDRRHVWHPYGPMPGRQEPLVVESASGVRLRLAGDGGELVDGMSSWWSAIHGYNHPVLNDAVRGQLDRMSHVMFGGLTHEPAVRLAKRLVDISPEGLEHVFLADSGSVSVEVAVKMCLQHWRSLGRPAKRRMLTWRGGYHGDTWQPMSVCDPEGGMHELWQGALPEQVFADAPPTAFDAYDEEYAEHLREMIGRHADELAGVIVEPVVQGAGGMRFHSPAYLRVLREACDEHDVLLVFDEIATGFGRTGELFAADHAGVTPDVMCLGKALTGGYLTLAATLCTSRVADGISRGEVPVLAHGPTFMGNPLATAVAGASIELLLGQDWRTEVKRIETGLRDTLAEAADLPGVRDVRVLGAIGVVQLDHDVDMAAATRAATREGVWVRPFRDLVYTMPPFITSDDDVARIGRAVCAAAKEG
- the bioD gene encoding dethiobiotin synthase — encoded protein: MTVVVVSGTGTEIGKTVTTAAVAALALASGRSVAMLKPAQTGVAPGEPGDAQEVKRLAGDAVTTLELARFPEPLAPNTAARRAGMEPVRPYEVATAAEKLAAEHDLVLVEGAGGLLVRYDDEGATLADAARLLSAPVLVVASAGLGTLNSTALTAEALRARGLTPLGVTIGSWATAPDLASRCNLADLPQSAGAPLLGAVPQGAGSLTRPDFRTQAADWLAPQLGGRWDAGTFTGREAPRGLGVAG
- a CDS encoding helix-turn-helix transcriptional regulator: MRYGPAVRRRKLGAELRALRAHAGLTSGQAAGRVGWHQSKVSRIETGRSSVKAADVGLLLDAYEVRDPQLRQLLMALAGSDDDGGRRHWWHAYRELLPPAYRDFISLESQACRMRTLETTVVPGLLQTPDYARAVTRAALDGLPDEQVDTLVEVRLARQDVLRTSPPLQLSVILDEAVLRRPVGGSRVLAGQLKRLLEAAQLPHVRLQVLPFAAGEHVGLIGSFVIFSFPNIADLDVVVLDHLTSSLYLERKEDLQAYTEAFNSLQGKALSPEESTDHIAGIRDGA
- a CDS encoding ATP-binding protein — protein: MADLQEASVTLPSDPASVSTARKYVARVLAEWGLPGEAEAADTVRLIVSELATNAVQHTRGQSPTFRVDIELDRDEQLRIGVTDSHPRYPKRLPAAVQQDNGRGLVIIRWLTMECGGRLSVTPTPEGGKTVWIALPWTAPVRGDATAPSASPSPR